The following coding sequences lie in one Apium graveolens cultivar Ventura chromosome 3, ASM990537v1, whole genome shotgun sequence genomic window:
- the LOC141710550 gene encoding uncharacterized protein LOC141710550: protein MTPFDLQGLQRCGKSCRLRWKNYLRPGIKRGNFTIAEDRVIIRYHALLGNRWAAIAARLPSRTDNEIKNYWHTHLKKKLGTVNSPVNSSADERAKNNKGSKYNGDALDYLKAYYEKRFKNATGKSMTTTPHNNEEKKSVYDDTGIAPPASIEKWMLKDPSAPLPQLISAPAPVLAPVPVPPRVFPGRPPATVPQAVSTPVPVSVPKVFLAPTPARTSMEKWPFDNFSVYVPPVFPLPALVSAPIPQVFAIRLSTPFTQVLPGRAPAPAPYSQVPPVPAAHAPYSQVPPAPAPSTTSGKFNMFTPVHDGQISFGPFY, encoded by the exons GGTTGCAGAGGTGTGGTAAAAGCTGCAGATTGAGGTGGAAGAATTATCTTCGGCCCGGTATAAAACGTGGAAACTTCACTATTGCGGAAGACCGTGTGATTATCCGTTATCATGCTCTCCTTGGAAACCG ATGGGCTGCCATAGCTGCACGCCTGCCTAGCAGGACGGACAATGAGATAAAGAATTACTGGCATACCCATCTGAAGAAGAAGCTGGGTACAGTTAATAGCCCAGTTAATAGCTCTGCTGATGAGAGAGCAAAGAACAATAAAGGCTCTAAATATAATGGAGACGCACTGGACTACCTGAAGGCCTACTATGAAAAGAGGTTTAAGAATGCAACAGGGAAGTCAATGACTACTACACCACATAATAATGAGGAGAAGAAGAGTGTTTACGATGACACTGGAATCGCGCCCCCGGCATCGATTGAGAAATGGATGCTTAAAGATCCTTCTGCTCCTCTTCCTCAGCTTATCTCTGCTCCGGCTCCTGTTCTGGCTCCTGTACCTGTTCCTCCTCGTGTTTTCCCTGGCCGGCCTCCTGCTACTGTTCCTCAGGCTGTTTCTACTCCTGTTCCTGTTTCTGTTCCTAAGGTTTTTCTTGCTCCGACTCCTGCTCGGACTTCGATGGAGAAATGGCCCTTTGATAATTTTTCTGTTTATGTTCCCCCGGTTTTTCCTTTACCTGCTCTGGTTTCTGCTCCTATTCCTCAGGTTTTTGCGATTCGGCTTTCTACCCCTTTTACTCAGGTTCTTCCTGGTCGGGCTCCTGCCCCTGCCCCTTATTCTCAGGTTCCCCCTGTCCCTGCTGCTCATGCCCCTTATTCTCAGGTTCCCCCTGCCCCTGCTCCTAGTACCACATCGGGAAAGTTCAATATGTTTACTCCTGTCCATGACGGTCAGATTTCCTTCGGCCCATTTTATTGA